A genomic window from Williamwhitmania taraxaci includes:
- a CDS encoding transglutaminase domain-containing protein, which yields MKRVAFLTLFLLFSASQFAQDRIAKLTYSIVDTSKNQTAQVKSIYGWITQNIAYDVGQYEKVSNKYHTPEQVLHRRKALCQGYAELFSEMCRRIGVESYFINGYSKGFGYVKGTNFLKADHSWNICYADSTYLIIDATWGSGFLDYEYSTFSKIRIALTGSEGIRTKLKFVPKPTNDYFAILPEKAINTHFPLDSKWQLLPLAVPYRTFAFDSSLVDSPIDFEDMSYQTRVSNTNNNCFVDGVNSIRYNPYNHFDIAYQYQRQANTLTVVDESIFDTLKIPLVDTTIRYYERSLDYIKSFRTLRRDTYSDKRQQQGQIYRDANRTVRAMGRIPSTPNGKYPREEKRFLRMDKSLTKATHGAEAARKSYAMGVSYSFEPPSKRDTSTFANLRMQIAASITIYTEQVFIVENKLKDLVVIQGGDTLTNEGIIPHLDSATTCVLTIRQSLDDMNEFAFFRHCDTLNAIYSRYDTALVAKTKVKVNLAQSFGELSLSFSLAEMALKKILRHYERMAKKSGDNEHYSALATPIAKHLHQLYGYKREALGLMVRNNYSWQLLADKLDNEISVYGPNGLATINRRMELFYSFVSSRNTRVYDSDIDQTESIKDAARSNLSLAKEQQRALKKIQQASRKKKGKK from the coding sequence GTGAAGCGAGTAGCATTTTTAACCCTGTTTTTGCTGTTTTCGGCCTCGCAATTTGCGCAGGATCGGATTGCTAAGCTTACCTATTCTATTGTTGATACCTCTAAAAACCAGACAGCGCAAGTAAAGTCCATCTATGGATGGATAACCCAGAATATTGCCTATGATGTGGGGCAGTATGAGAAGGTCAGTAATAAGTATCACACTCCCGAGCAGGTTCTTCATCGCCGAAAAGCACTTTGCCAAGGATACGCTGAACTCTTCAGCGAGATGTGTCGCAGAATTGGTGTCGAGTCTTATTTCATCAACGGCTATAGCAAGGGGTTTGGCTATGTAAAGGGCACGAATTTCCTCAAAGCCGATCATTCATGGAACATCTGCTATGCCGATTCTACTTATCTAATCATTGATGCTACATGGGGGAGTGGATTCTTGGACTATGAGTATTCCACCTTTTCGAAGATTCGTATTGCGCTCACCGGGTCGGAAGGAATACGCACTAAGCTAAAGTTTGTGCCAAAGCCCACCAACGATTACTTTGCCATTTTGCCCGAGAAAGCCATTAATACACACTTTCCACTCGATTCCAAATGGCAGCTGTTACCATTGGCTGTGCCCTATCGCACCTTTGCCTTCGATTCTTCACTTGTGGATAGCCCCATCGATTTTGAGGATATGTCCTACCAAACAAGGGTTAGCAATACGAACAATAACTGTTTTGTAGATGGTGTTAACAGCATTCGCTATAATCCTTACAACCATTTCGATATTGCGTATCAATACCAACGGCAAGCAAATACGTTAACTGTTGTCGATGAAAGCATTTTTGATACCTTGAAAATTCCTCTGGTAGATACTACTATTCGCTACTACGAACGATCGTTGGATTATATAAAGTCGTTTAGAACATTGCGGCGCGATACTTATTCTGATAAACGTCAGCAGCAGGGGCAGATATACCGCGATGCTAACCGAACGGTGCGGGCTATGGGACGTATTCCAAGCACACCCAACGGGAAGTATCCTCGGGAGGAAAAAAGGTTTCTTCGAATGGATAAATCGTTAACGAAAGCAACGCACGGGGCCGAGGCGGCCCGAAAGAGTTACGCTATGGGGGTTAGCTATTCCTTTGAGCCTCCATCAAAGCGCGACACATCTACTTTTGCCAACTTGCGCATGCAAATAGCGGCGAGTATTACAATTTATACAGAACAAGTGTTTATTGTAGAGAATAAGCTGAAGGATTTGGTAGTAATTCAGGGAGGCGATACCTTAACCAACGAGGGGATTATTCCCCATCTCGATAGCGCCACCACTTGCGTGCTCACCATAAGGCAATCGCTCGACGACATGAATGAGTTTGCGTTCTTTCGCCATTGCGATACCCTAAATGCTATATATAGCCGCTACGATACGGCCCTTGTTGCGAAAACCAAAGTGAAGGTGAACTTGGCACAATCTTTTGGTGAGTTGAGCCTAAGCTTTTCCCTTGCCGAAATGGCCCTGAAGAAAATCCTTCGCCATTACGAACGAATGGCAAAGAAGAGCGGAGATAATGAACATTATTCTGCCTTAGCAACGCCTATCGCCAAGCATCTTCACCAACTGTATGGTTATAAACGTGAAGCATTAGGTTTGATGGTGCGCAACAACTATTCGTGGCAGCTGCTCGCCGATAAGTTGGATAATGAGATTTCAGTTTATGGACCCAATGGCCTTGCCACTATCAATAGGCGGATGGAGTTGTTCTATAGCTTTGTGAGTAGCCGAAATACTCGAGTTTATGATAGTGATATTGACCAAACCGAGAGCATTAAAGATGCTGCCCGCTCAAACCTTTCTTTAGCGAAGGAACAGCAACGAGCGTTGAAGAAAATACAGCAAGCAAGTAGGAAGAAGAAGGGTAAGAAATAA
- a CDS encoding cation diffusion facilitator family transporter, with protein sequence MEDSLRNKKISWIINIGLVSNLLLAIAKTTAGILGHSAALLADGINSTSDVVYYIFAKIFIGMSQKPADKEHPYGHKQFESIATIVIGAFIITTAIAVLWDAINKTFDYFVGNSDNLATGGYTLYIALISVVVKIVLAKISFGVAKKVNNSTVMAIAYDHRNDIISSLMAVIGIVMGRFGYYWVDPLAGALVALIILRTGISIINSSSQELMLTTPDDKIADQLKGIILRIPEVKEIEMIKATMHGPFMVINLIIGLDGAISVREGDAIATQVENALYKANEYIKEVHIHYHPAK encoded by the coding sequence ATGGAAGATAGCTTAAGAAATAAAAAAATATCTTGGATTATCAATATCGGATTGGTAAGCAATCTTCTATTGGCTATTGCAAAGACAACTGCAGGTATACTTGGTCATAGCGCAGCCCTTTTGGCCGATGGTATCAACTCAACCTCCGATGTGGTTTACTATATCTTTGCTAAGATATTTATTGGCATGTCGCAGAAGCCTGCCGATAAGGAGCATCCATACGGCCATAAGCAATTCGAAAGCATTGCCACTATAGTTATTGGTGCATTTATTATAACCACCGCAATTGCTGTGCTGTGGGATGCCATTAATAAGACCTTCGATTACTTTGTCGGTAATTCTGATAATTTGGCAACGGGCGGATATACGCTTTACATTGCGTTAATCTCGGTGGTGGTAAAGATTGTGCTGGCCAAGATATCGTTTGGCGTGGCCAAAAAGGTAAACAATAGCACCGTAATGGCCATTGCCTACGATCATAGAAACGACATTATCTCTTCCTTGATGGCGGTGATAGGAATCGTGATGGGGAGGTTTGGCTACTACTGGGTGGATCCATTGGCGGGTGCGTTGGTTGCGCTCATTATCCTTCGAACAGGAATTAGCATAATAAACAGCTCGTCGCAGGAGCTAATGCTTACTACTCCCGACGATAAGATAGCTGATCAGCTAAAGGGGATAATTCTTAGAATACCCGAAGTTAAGGAGATTGAAATGATTAAGGCTACAATGCATGGCCCTTTCATGGTAATCAATCTTATTATTGGACTCGATGGCGCCATTTCGGTAAGGGAAGGCGACGCTATTGCCACTCAAGTAGAGAATGCGCTTTACAAAGCCAACGAATATATAAAGGAGGTTCATATCCACTACCATCCGGCAAAGTAG